From the genome of Bacteroides sp. MSB163, one region includes:
- a CDS encoding GNAT family N-acetyltransferase has product MEADYELIDNEERHQYEFHVDKYTPKIEYIKSSNGEIYLTHTEVPTQLGGKGIGSQLVEKALKDIEKQGLRLVPLCPFVAGYIHKHPEWKRIVMKGIHIQ; this is encoded by the coding sequence ATGGAAGCAGATTATGAACTGATTGATAATGAAGAACGTCACCAATATGAGTTTCATGTCGATAAATATACTCCAAAGATTGAGTATATAAAATCATCGAATGGGGAGATTTACCTGACACACACCGAAGTACCCACTCAATTGGGTGGTAAAGGCATCGGCAGCCAGTTAGTAGAAAAAGCATTGAAAGATATAGAAAAACAAGGACTTAGATTAGTACCTCTCTGCCCGTTTGTAGCGGGATACATTCACAAACATCCCGAATGGAAAAGAATTGTAATGAAAGGTATTCACATTCAATAA
- a CDS encoding NADAR family protein, which produces MDKNFMYGNCPTSTQTLLFNEIILGRTEVYDTTKHNCWAFCKSTDIRNGITLSLGNLCGGYPFPFCGHIFRSSECAYLCGEFSLDAPLNKVIQQNLMDEPNAFVQKKVIKKANMEHVRQDWAEIRLQWMLYVVWCKCIGNSEFRELLLSVPSDAVIIEDSTNNHGATATLWGAKNKELKRCRWEKKKEVCAQYQGMKKNALKLLISEECGKINNVGCFVGENNLGKILKMCQIALIHHVSPPIDYALLKETKIYLLGKLLTFNE; this is translated from the coding sequence ATGGATAAAAATTTCATGTATGGGAACTGCCCTACTTCTACTCAAACTCTTCTTTTCAATGAAATAATATTGGGACGTACAGAGGTGTATGATACGACAAAACATAATTGTTGGGCGTTTTGTAAATCTACAGATATACGTAACGGAATAACTCTCAGTTTGGGTAATTTGTGTGGTGGCTATCCTTTTCCATTTTGTGGTCATATCTTCCGAAGTAGTGAATGTGCATATCTCTGTGGGGAGTTTTCTTTGGATGCACCTTTGAACAAAGTTATTCAGCAGAATTTGATGGATGAACCAAACGCTTTTGTTCAGAAAAAAGTTATCAAGAAGGCTAATATGGAACATGTACGTCAAGATTGGGCAGAAATTCGTTTGCAATGGATGCTCTATGTGGTTTGGTGCAAGTGCATTGGTAATTCAGAATTTAGGGAATTGCTGTTGTCTGTACCAAGCGATGCTGTGATTATTGAAGACAGCACGAACAATCACGGTGCAACTGCCACATTATGGGGTGCTAAAAATAAGGAATTGAAGCGATGCCGTTGGGAGAAGAAGAAAGAAGTATGTGCGCAATATCAAGGTATGAAAAAGAACGCTTTAAAGTTGCTTATTTCTGAGGAGTGTGGCAAAATTAATAATGTGGGCTGTTTTGTTGGTGAGAATAATTTGGGTAAGATATTGAAAATGTGCCAAATCGCTCTTATACATCACGTATCTCCACCGATTGATTATGCCCTTTTGAAAGAAACGAAAATTTATTTACTTGGTAAATTACTGACTTTTAATGAGTAA
- a CDS encoding leucine-rich repeat protein translates to MIKKLLFTLLFGMLVLPLANAQTSSMKIETYKIDNVNTRGLNPNTKGDEEFDLGNGPGWGSAMIMMGEKYPHESLQYKVQTWYNPSEGYWDEYGIEPNYEDYKKTINMLIYGDWQNPEDGTWHHTYLTAEDFKFMRDSLPNLYEVRMCGDIEIRGYKGENGTLNGYHEYPDGEIPPYAFDKSYNNKKLNKKPQYKSIILPKNITSIGEYALANIIDLYLDSEEQWDDSSHNDSGNPDKPNAKRFWNDLFDGYIYLSNLKNLKTIKDNAFVNTISTRIYLPENLESIGENAFNSDIIKDRAINTNLDSIIVTSATQPKIAENSFGMKFKDAKIVAPSKKYYLNYKYDKQWGLSKNLTYFGYVSPNPIDIRLDKGKLIINIKDDATETGVVSCFQDGRKVSDIELNTGNNIVNLNPKMEYKISVEAEEFNLKPYKVNTKR, encoded by the coding sequence ATGATTAAGAAACTGCTTTTTACATTGCTTTTTGGAATGCTTGTGCTTCCATTGGCAAATGCACAAACTTCGTCCATGAAGATTGAAACGTACAAGATTGATAATGTCAACACAAGAGGATTAAACCCGAATACAAAAGGGGATGAAGAATTTGACCTTGGTAATGGACCTGGATGGGGAAGTGCAATGATTATGATGGGTGAAAAATATCCTCATGAATCACTTCAATATAAAGTGCAAACTTGGTATAACCCAAGTGAAGGTTATTGGGATGAATATGGTATTGAACCAAATTATGAAGATTATAAGAAAACAATTAATATGCTTATTTATGGTGATTGGCAGAATCCCGAAGATGGAACTTGGCATCATACATACCTGACAGCAGAGGACTTCAAATTCATGCGTGACAGCCTTCCAAACTTGTATGAAGTTAGAATGTGTGGTGATATTGAAATTCGTGGTTATAAGGGCGAAAATGGTACTCTAAACGGCTATCATGAATATCCTGATGGGGAGATACCACCTTATGCCTTTGATAAAAGTTATAACAACAAGAAATTGAATAAAAAGCCACAATATAAGTCAATCATCTTACCGAAGAATATAACTTCAATTGGTGAGTATGCTCTTGCGAACATCATTGACCTTTACTTGGATTCAGAAGAACAATGGGATGATTCGTCTCACAATGATAGTGGAAATCCTGATAAACCAAACGCAAAACGTTTTTGGAACGACTTATTCGATGGTTATATCTACCTCTCCAACTTGAAGAACCTTAAAACGATTAAGGATAATGCGTTTGTCAACACCATATCAACAAGAATTTATCTTCCTGAAAATCTTGAATCCATTGGTGAGAATGCTTTCAATTCTGACATTATCAAGGATAGAGCAATAAATACCAATCTTGACAGCATCATTGTAACCTCTGCAACGCAACCAAAGATTGCGGAAAATTCATTTGGCATGAAGTTTAAGGATGCAAAGATTGTCGCACCAAGCAAGAAATATTATTTGAATTATAAGTATGACAAACAGTGGGGCTTATCCAAGAACTTGACATACTTTGGTTATGTGTCACCCAATCCCATTGACATTCGTTTGGATAAGGGAAAGTTAATCATCAATATAAAGGATGATGCAACAGAAACGGGAGTTGTTTCATGCTTCCAAGACGGAAGAAAGGTCAGTGACATAGAACTGAATACGGGAAACAACATTGTGAACCTGAATCCCAAGATGGAATATAAGATTTCAGTGGAAGCGGAAGAGTTTAATTTGAAACCATATAAAGTAAATACTAAAAGATAG
- a CDS encoding Arm DNA-binding domain-containing protein has product MKVRKELFKSKTLTNGEHPIAIRIHHKKAKLVMTGVSTKAEYWNKEKLAVKCQDKKYKEKNKIVNDEYLRILQRVTEFDTINRPYDLDLLASHEEITAIYNEIDDNDTIPIYTNFFDLLDAKIQTYEEGSARKYRQLKNALIKIYGNEIAIKSINKTWFATLEENLKDKGVKQAKELIKRFITTYNWGFTEGHILSYKPISYNKRAYTSIIEKRTLDLEGFTFLQHLYSIGTNEHLNNWLNEPYTFNNNSYFNAINIFLIMVAFDGLAPIDLSHLRMKDLKRKQYKKMPLDYTRIKDSQYMKEYNNKNQIIEYYSVQLLRQKTKREVNIKLPCYIIDSLLYPYYYDEVGFKKKEDDFILNVFDKKTYSQLSKKQIYSRMSNYWNTLADALNDYIATIHNAPTSLTEKRITYYAARHTALNVLNDKGATLEEIANMAGHDLKTLEKSYLGDFNIKRKVESNLRIWENEPIQEEAIEGSWENQPIQEETIEGSWENQP; this is encoded by the coding sequence ATGAAAGTCAGAAAAGAGTTATTCAAAAGTAAAACATTAACGAATGGAGAACACCCTATCGCCATTAGAATCCACCATAAAAAAGCCAAATTAGTAATGACGGGAGTTTCTACCAAAGCCGAATATTGGAATAAAGAAAAACTTGCTGTTAAGTGTCAAGACAAAAAATATAAAGAGAAAAATAAAATTGTCAATGACGAATATCTACGAATCTTACAAAGAGTGACAGAGTTCGATACAATCAACCGTCCATACGACTTAGACCTTCTCGCATCCCATGAAGAAATTACAGCTATATATAATGAAATTGACGACAACGATACTATTCCAATATACACTAATTTCTTTGATTTACTTGATGCCAAAATACAAACATACGAGGAAGGTAGTGCAAGAAAATATAGACAATTAAAAAATGCTTTGATTAAAATCTATGGAAATGAAATCGCAATCAAATCAATTAATAAAACATGGTTTGCAACTTTAGAGGAAAACTTAAAAGATAAAGGGGTTAAACAAGCCAAAGAATTAATCAAACGATTTATTACAACATATAATTGGGGATTCACAGAGGGGCATATTTTAAGTTATAAACCAATATCTTATAACAAGAGAGCCTACACAAGCATCATTGAAAAAAGGACATTAGACCTTGAAGGATTTACTTTTCTTCAACATCTATATAGTATCGGTACAAACGAACATTTAAATAATTGGCTAAATGAACCGTACACCTTTAATAATAATAGCTATTTTAATGCGATAAATATCTTTTTAATTATGGTTGCATTTGACGGATTAGCCCCCATCGACTTATCACATTTACGAATGAAGGATTTAAAACGTAAACAATACAAAAAAATGCCACTTGATTACACAAGAATTAAAGATTCCCAATACATGAAAGAATACAATAATAAAAATCAAATCATTGAATATTACTCAGTACAATTATTGAGACAAAAGACAAAAAGAGAAGTTAATATTAAATTACCTTGTTATATTATTGATTCCCTATTATATCCCTATTATTATGATGAGGTAGGTTTCAAAAAAAAAGAAGACGATTTCATTTTAAACGTATTCGACAAAAAAACTTACTCTCAATTAAGTAAGAAGCAAATATATAGCAGAATGTCGAACTATTGGAACACCTTAGCCGATGCGCTAAATGATTACATTGCAACCATCCATAATGCACCAACTTCGCTAACAGAAAAAAGGATTACATACTATGCCGCACGACATACGGCTTTAAATGTTTTGAATGATAAAGGAGCAACATTAGAGGAAATTGCAAATATGGCAGGACATGATTTAAAAACATTAGAGAAATCATATTTAGGCGATTTTAATATAAAAAGAAAAGTTGAATCAAACTTAAGAATATGGGAAAATGAACCAATACAAGAAGAAGCGATTGAAGGTTCTTGGGAGAATCAACCAATACAAGAAGAAACGATTGAAGGTTCTTGGGAAAATCAACCATAA
- a CDS encoding tryptophanase, which yields MELPFAESWKIKMVEPIRKSTRQEREQWLKEAHYNVFQLKSEQVYIDLITDSGTGAMSDRQWAAMMLGDESYAGASSFFNLKEVITRLTGFEYVIPTHQGRAAENVLFSYLVHDGDIVPGNSHFDTTKGHIEGRKAIALDCTIDEAKNTQLEIPFKGNVDPVKLEKALQEHGDCIPFIIVTITNNTAGGQPVSMQNLREVRALADKYNKPVLFDSARFAENAYFIKMREDGYSGKTIKEITKEMFDLADGMTMSAKKDGIVNMGGFIATRKKDWYEGAKGFCVQYEGYLTYGGMNGRDMNALATGLDENTEFDNLETRIRQVEYLAKKLDEYGIPYQRPAGGHAIFVDATKVLTHVPKNEFPAQTLTVELYLEAGIRGCEIGYILADRDPVTRENRFTGLDLLRLAIPRRVYTDNHMNVIAVALKNVFDRRESITNGVRITWEAPLMRHFTVQLERT from the coding sequence ATGGAATTACCTTTTGCAGAGTCTTGGAAAATTAAAATGGTGGAACCCATTCGGAAGAGTACCCGCCAGGAACGTGAACAATGGCTGAAAGAAGCCCATTACAATGTGTTCCAGCTGAAATCCGAACAAGTATATATCGATTTGATAACTGACTCCGGTACGGGAGCAATGAGTGACCGCCAATGGGCAGCGATGATGCTGGGCGACGAAAGTTATGCAGGTGCTTCCTCCTTCTTCAATCTGAAAGAAGTGATCACTCGTCTGACTGGTTTTGAATATGTCATTCCTACTCATCAGGGGCGTGCCGCCGAGAATGTGCTTTTCTCTTATCTGGTACATGATGGAGATATCGTTCCGGGGAACTCTCACTTTGATACCACAAAGGGGCATATTGAGGGGCGGAAGGCCATTGCTCTGGATTGCACCATCGATGAAGCGAAGAATACTCAGCTGGAAATACCTTTTAAAGGCAATGTCGATCCTGTGAAGCTGGAAAAAGCGTTGCAGGAACATGGTGACTGTATACCGTTTATCATCGTTACCATTACGAACAATACGGCCGGCGGACAGCCCGTATCCATGCAGAATCTTCGTGAAGTCCGTGCTCTTGCGGATAAGTATAATAAACCCGTCTTGTTTGACTCCGCACGTTTCGCGGAAAACGCTTACTTCATCAAAATGCGTGAAGACGGCTACAGCGGTAAAACGATAAAGGAAATTACGAAAGAGATGTTCGACCTGGCGGATGGTATGACTATGAGTGCCAAGAAGGATGGTATCGTCAATATGGGAGGCTTCATTGCCACACGAAAAAAAGATTGGTACGAAGGTGCTAAAGGCTTTTGCGTGCAATATGAAGGGTATCTTACTTACGGTGGCATGAATGGCCGTGACATGAATGCACTTGCCACGGGATTGGATGAAAATACGGAATTTGATAATCTGGAAACCCGCATCCGTCAGGTAGAATATCTGGCAAAGAAGTTGGATGAATACGGTATTCCTTATCAGCGTCCGGCAGGCGGACATGCCATCTTTGTGGATGCAACGAAGGTACTGACGCATGTACCGAAGAATGAATTCCCGGCACAGACTCTAACGGTTGAGCTATATCTTGAAGCCGGTATCAGAGGATGTGAAATCGGTTATATCCTAGCAGACCGTGATCCGGTTACCCGTGAGAACCGTTTTACCGGACTGGATTTATTGCGCCTGGCTATTCCCCGCCGCGTATATACGGATAATCACATGAACGTGATAGCAGTAGCGTTGAAGAATGTTTTCGACCGTCGTGAAAGTATTACTAATGGAGTACGTATTACTTGGGAGGCTCCCCTGATGCGTCATTTCACTGTTCAATTGGAACGTACATAA
- a CDS encoding (4Fe-4S)-binding protein — translation MNIKKEYTNGEVTIIWQPGLCQHAGICTKTLPNVYHPKEKPWITAENATTEELIAQIKKCPSGALSYRMNNEKEDK, via the coding sequence ATGAATATAAAGAAAGAATATACGAACGGGGAAGTGACCATCATCTGGCAACCCGGCCTGTGCCAACATGCAGGTATTTGTACCAAGACCCTTCCGAATGTGTATCATCCGAAAGAAAAACCGTGGATAACGGCTGAAAATGCAACGACGGAAGAATTGATCGCTCAAATCAAGAAATGCCCGTCGGGAGCATTAAGTTACAGAATGAATAACGAGAAAGAAGATAAATAA
- a CDS encoding M23 family metallopeptidase: MKLQHYFCFLLLCLPVLVCAQSDKNVTVSYERSAKGEVTFYAETRLHTPYTVSMTFSRLSNTTSTEGEIYDAVIHYGKTRLLTLRPSTENASVGFSYRYTYKKGNNRLKTDTNFVYLFPLAPGKVVRVNRMVSLEKFLGKEGEKRVTGLGFSTTAGDTIFAARGGLVTEVVDNAASTSENTSFHATENYLEVFHKDGTFARYKLFQNGGIFVSPGEEVIPGQPLGVIGGENYKQGSHLRFSIYCPDMPDYSYVPDFCLSQEEIGKPEPRVMYKSWHPVAIVVREMSKKEKKKFLSKE; the protein is encoded by the coding sequence ATGAAACTACAACACTATTTTTGTTTTCTTCTTCTCTGCTTACCAGTGCTGGTTTGTGCACAGTCAGATAAGAATGTTACGGTGAGCTATGAACGGTCTGCCAAGGGTGAAGTGACTTTCTATGCCGAAACTCGATTGCATACGCCTTATACGGTGTCTATGACTTTTTCTCGTTTGAGTAATACAACTTCTACCGAAGGGGAGATTTATGATGCTGTTATTCATTATGGCAAAACACGGCTGTTGACTTTGCGTCCGTCTACGGAAAATGCTTCGGTTGGATTTTCATATCGCTATACCTATAAAAAAGGAAATAACCGTTTGAAGACAGATACTAATTTTGTCTACCTTTTCCCTTTGGCACCAGGTAAGGTAGTTCGTGTTAATCGAATGGTGTCTTTAGAGAAATTCCTTGGGAAGGAAGGAGAGAAACGTGTTACGGGACTCGGCTTTTCTACGACTGCCGGAGATACGATTTTTGCTGCCCGTGGCGGACTTGTGACCGAGGTTGTTGATAATGCCGCTTCCACGTCTGAAAACACATCGTTTCATGCAACGGAAAATTATCTGGAAGTTTTCCATAAGGACGGTACCTTTGCCCGTTATAAATTGTTTCAGAATGGAGGGATCTTTGTCTCTCCGGGTGAAGAGGTGATTCCGGGACAGCCGCTTGGTGTCATTGGCGGGGAGAACTACAAGCAAGGTTCCCATTTGCGTTTCAGTATCTATTGTCCTGATATGCCGGATTACTCGTATGTACCTGATTTTTGTCTTTCTCAGGAGGAAATAGGCAAGCCTGAACCTCGTGTGATGTATAAGTCCTGGCATCCTGTTGCAATTGTTGTGCGGGAGATGAGTAAGAAGGAGAAGAAGAAGTTTTTGTCAAAGGAATGA
- a CDS encoding WG repeat-containing protein, whose amino-acid sequence MAQEKIACPFCGGLGGVGSICEYCGSVIQLSTPMLEKGFPKTEKKTISGEQYAEKISKYQTVGEYHGKLAIVSIGQRFGLIDRNGDLRVGLEYDNIVSTIRIEGLFAICRKGKWALLNDDCKFLIDFQFDDIRDIGYEEIGRAVYNPKGLIKVKLKGKWGIINSNGVEILPCIYDERGIIPLFCKDKTLQYDKYIKVAKDGKYGVFDVSGHEIYPCIHFSIRTCGNRERYITFTKMDGESFVSGLYDIKTYQEVLPRIYSFVSDFLPNVIVSKEGKNGVYNIESKTEILPCVYDKVIIESNWIKAGIKLGNGENWGLFKLTGEEIAPCRYDRIESKGTGKFDLYYGMEDIGVNHFFTIKMDGDRIVEKGSPKIFNGWSVFWSVLCLLGAIFFINSFGFFYNKFVLCLILCLLAVPVGCIWTALAIRRYKI is encoded by the coding sequence ATGGCACAAGAAAAAATTGCTTGCCCCTTTTGTGGTGGATTGGGGGGCGTTGGCTCTATATGTGAATATTGTGGTTCAGTCATACAGTTATCTACTCCAATGCTTGAAAAAGGATTCCCGAAAACGGAAAAGAAAACTATTTCAGGCGAACAATATGCAGAAAAAATATCCAAGTATCAGACTGTTGGTGAGTATCATGGAAAACTTGCTATTGTTTCAATAGGACAAAGATTTGGGCTTATTGATAGGAATGGTGATTTACGAGTTGGGTTGGAATACGACAATATTGTTAGTACAATTAGAATAGAAGGACTATTTGCCATTTGTAGAAAAGGAAAATGGGCTTTACTGAATGATGATTGCAAATTTCTTATTGATTTCCAATTTGATGATATAAGGGATATAGGATATGAAGAGATTGGGCGTGCGGTATACAATCCCAAGGGGTTAATTAAGGTGAAATTGAAGGGAAAATGGGGGATTATAAACTCCAATGGAGTAGAAATACTCCCATGTATTTACGATGAGCGAGGAATTATACCACTATTTTGTAAAGATAAAACTCTACAATATGACAAGTATATAAAAGTTGCTAAAGACGGTAAATATGGAGTATTTGATGTAAGTGGGCATGAAATTTATCCTTGTATTCATTTTTCTATCCGTACATGTGGAAACAGAGAACGGTACATAACTTTTACCAAGATGGATGGAGAGTCGTTTGTATCAGGATTGTATGATATAAAGACCTACCAAGAAGTATTACCACGTATATATTCGTTTGTTTCTGATTTTCTCCCTAATGTAATTGTTAGCAAAGAAGGGAAGAATGGAGTATATAACATAGAGAGTAAAACGGAAATCTTACCATGTGTCTATGATAAAGTTATTATAGAAAGTAATTGGATAAAGGCAGGAATAAAGTTGGGTAATGGAGAGAATTGGGGGTTGTTTAAATTGACGGGGGAAGAAATTGCACCTTGCCGATATGATAGAATAGAATCTAAAGGTACAGGTAAATTTGACCTCTATTATGGGATGGAAGATATAGGTGTAAACCACTTCTTTACAATAAAAATGGATGGTGATAGGATTGTAGAAAAAGGCTCTCCTAAAATATTTAATGGTTGGTCTGTTTTTTGGTCGGTTTTGTGCCTTTTGGGTGCTATCTTTTTTATTAATTCATTTGGCTTTTTCTACAATAAATTTGTTTTGTGTCTTATTCTTTGTTTGTTAGCCGTTCCCGTAGGTTGTATTTGGACTGCATTAGCGATAAGGAGGTATAAAATATGA
- a CDS encoding SPFH domain-containing protein, with protein sequence MNLFDVIKCEVNDKELVYKFSSENLRLGSQLVVYPTQTAFFVKGGVILDEFICGTYTLKTENIPLLGKLINLPFNGQTPFKAEVWFINQIAILDCKWGTASPIQIEDPKYGIIVPIRAFGQYGFKIISPRQFLESLVSNMTSFTVEKLTNYFRGIIMSKLTNIVSEKLSQDGISVININSHISDISEFCQQRIGVEFEKYGLKLENFNVIGINVQENDPSFIRLKEAKDLAARLKITGKDVYQMERSFNVLENAASNEGGGLVSSGVGIGMGLNIGNQVGSMAMNTLNVNPPSLTVPPPLPVQEYYIAVNGQQQGAFDFNTIKVNIENGTIQGNTLIWKKGMANWGFISQLPEFSSFFNELPPKLPTM encoded by the coding sequence ATGAATCTTTTTGATGTAATTAAGTGTGAGGTAAACGACAAGGAACTTGTGTACAAGTTTTCGTCTGAAAATTTGCGATTAGGTTCGCAATTAGTTGTATATCCAACTCAGACAGCTTTTTTTGTAAAAGGCGGTGTGATTTTGGATGAATTTATTTGTGGTACATACACTTTAAAAACGGAGAACATTCCGTTATTGGGTAAACTGATAAATCTTCCTTTCAATGGGCAGACACCTTTTAAAGCGGAGGTTTGGTTTATCAATCAAATAGCCATTCTTGATTGTAAATGGGGTACAGCAAGCCCGATACAGATTGAAGACCCGAAATATGGGATTATCGTACCAATAAGGGCATTTGGACAGTATGGGTTTAAAATTATCAGCCCACGACAATTCTTGGAAAGTTTGGTAAGCAATATGACTTCGTTCACTGTAGAGAAACTTACCAATTATTTTAGGGGGATTATAATGTCTAAACTGACAAATATTGTTTCAGAAAAATTGTCCCAAGATGGAATATCGGTGATTAATATAAATTCACACATAAGTGACATATCCGAATTTTGCCAACAACGCATTGGCGTTGAATTTGAGAAGTACGGACTTAAACTTGAAAATTTCAATGTAATAGGAATTAATGTTCAAGAGAACGACCCAAGTTTTATCCGTTTGAAAGAAGCTAAAGACTTGGCAGCACGTTTAAAAATAACGGGAAAGGATGTGTACCAAATGGAGCGTAGTTTCAATGTTTTGGAGAATGCGGCTTCCAATGAAGGAGGTGGGCTTGTCAGCTCAGGCGTTGGAATTGGAATGGGACTAAATATAGGTAATCAAGTCGGTAGTATGGCGATGAACACATTAAATGTTAATCCCCCATCATTAACAGTGCCTCCCCCATTGCCCGTCCAAGAATATTATATTGCGGTCAATGGGCAGCAACAAGGGGCTTTTGACTTCAATACTATTAAAGTGAATATTGAAAACGGGACAATTCAGGGAAATACTTTAATTTGGAAAAAGGGGATGGCTAATTGGGGATTTATATCCCAACTTCCTGAATTTTCGTCTTTCTTCAATGAGTTACCTCCCAAGTTACCAACCATGTAA
- a CDS encoding 4'-phosphopantetheinyl transferase family protein — MSLFIQHTYPSYKWGVWKMDEALDELLSMLPQQETYQEGLQRFSAEHRRLEWLSVRVLLFTLLGEEKEVAYYPSGKPYLADKSASISISHTRGYVSVIIGEAGKEVGIDIEQYGERVHKVAHKYMRADEPLSLYQGTDTWALLLHWSAKEVMFKCMNTPEVDFREHLRIFPFAVAEKGVFSAEEYRTPGQRKFEIHYMLHPDFVLTWQVD; from the coding sequence ATGTCTCTTTTCATACAACATACGTATCCTTCATATAAGTGGGGAGTCTGGAAGATGGATGAAGCACTGGATGAACTGCTGAGTATGCTTCCGCAACAAGAAACATATCAGGAAGGGTTGCAACGTTTCTCTGCTGAACATCGCCGGTTGGAATGGCTGTCGGTTCGTGTGTTGCTATTCACTCTGTTGGGAGAGGAAAAGGAAGTTGCTTACTATCCCAGCGGGAAGCCGTATCTGGCAGATAAATCTGCATCCATCAGTATTTCTCATACACGCGGGTATGTATCGGTGATTATCGGTGAAGCCGGTAAGGAAGTGGGCATTGATATAGAACAATACGGTGAACGGGTACATAAGGTGGCGCATAAATATATGCGTGCTGATGAACCTCTATCTTTATATCAGGGGACGGATACCTGGGCGTTGTTACTCCATTGGTCGGCTAAAGAAGTGATGTTTAAATGTATGAACACGCCGGAGGTTGATTTCCGGGAGCATCTGCGTATTTTTCCTTTTGCGGTTGCTGAAAAAGGAGTCTTCTCAGCTGAAGAGTACAGAACGCCGGGACAGCGTAAATTTGAAATTCACTATATGTTGCATCCGGATTTTGTGCTGACTTGGCAAGTTGATTAA
- a CDS encoding tyrosine-type recombinase/integrase, whose protein sequence is MSLKYSQTTSDYLEWKEAMNLIRTLYRDGKFQMSLFVSIGCFWGLRVSDILALRWKQILHVDEFCIIEKKTGKSRTIRINPQLKRHISDCYQQIHPIGVDAPILVSQKGSVFTVQRINVILKEIKTKYDLSIKNFSCHSLRKTFGRQVYNMNGENAELALIKLMELFNHSSVAITKRYLGLRTEELLQTYDCLTF, encoded by the coding sequence ATGAGCTTAAAATACAGTCAAACAACAAGTGACTATTTAGAATGGAAAGAAGCAATGAATTTAATTCGCACCCTATATCGGGATGGCAAATTTCAAATGTCTTTGTTCGTTTCAATCGGTTGTTTTTGGGGACTAAGAGTTTCCGATATATTGGCTTTACGTTGGAAGCAGATTTTGCATGTGGATGAATTTTGTATTATTGAGAAGAAAACGGGAAAAAGTAGAACCATACGGATTAACCCACAATTGAAAAGGCATATTTCGGACTGTTACCAACAAATTCACCCCATTGGTGTAGATGCTCCTATACTTGTCAGCCAAAAGGGAAGTGTATTCACTGTGCAGCGTATCAATGTGATTTTAAAGGAGATTAAAACAAAATATGATTTGTCAATTAAAAATTTCAGTTGTCACAGTTTACGTAAAACTTTTGGACGACAAGTTTATAATATGAATGGCGAGAATGCGGAACTTGCCTTAATAAAGTTGATGGAGTTATTCAATCACAGTTCTGTGGCTATTACCAAACGGTATTTGGGGCTTCGTACAGAAGAATTACTCCAAACCTATGATTGTTTGACCTTTTAG